In Bradyrhizobium sp. 200, the sequence CCTATTCGCTGATCGAGACGGCTTCGCCGCGCGCGGCCGCCGAACATCCGACCGCCTATCGCATCGCCGTGCTGCAGGAAAGCAAGAGCGGCGGCGGCTCGACCTATATGCACGGCCTCAAGACCGGCGATCGCCTGACGATCTCGCCGCCGGCGAACAATTTTCCGCTTCGAGCCGGCGCAAGCGAAGTCGCGCTTGTCGCAGGCGGCATCGGCGTGACGCCGCTGCTCGCAATGGCCTGCGAATTGAGCGCGGCCAAGCGGCCGTTCTCGTTCTATTACGCCGGCCGCAGCCGCAGCGAGCTTGCCTTTCTCGGCGACATCGAGCGGCTGGCTGGCGCAAGCGCGGCCATCCACGCCGACGAAGAAGCCGGCCGCTTGTTCGATCTTGAGGGCCTGATGAACCGGCTCGCGTCCGACGTGCCGCTTTACCTCTGCGGGCCGCTGCCGATGATCGAAGCAGCCATCGCGCTGGCCAAGCAGATGAACTGGCCGCAGGGGCGGCTGCATTTCGAAATCTTCACCGCGCCCGAAGAGAAGTCCGGCGATGCCAGTTTCGAGGTGGAGCTCAAAGGCAGCGGGCGCGTCTATGAGATTCCTGCCGGCAGGACCATCCTCGACGTGCTGCTCGAAGCCGGCGAAGATCCGATGCATGACTGCAGGCGCGGCGATTGCGGGATCTGCCAGACCGCGGTGATCGAAGGCATCCCCGATCATCGCGATTACATCTTGAGCGAAAGCGAGAAGGCATCGAACAGGGTGATGCAGATCTGTATTTCGCGCGCGAAAACCAAGCGACTCGTGCTCGACCTGTGAAGGAGGAATGCATGACCCGATATGCCGGCAACGCCGCGGCGCTTCGTGCCCTGGTCCGCGACCAGGAGGTTCACCGCGACGTCTATGTCAGCGAGGAAGTGTTCCAGCTTGAAATGGAGCATATGTTCCCGAATAGCTGGGTCTATGTCGGCCACGACAGCCAGGTCCCCAATGCCGGCGACTACTTTGGCACCACGATCGGCACGCAGCCGGTCTTGCTGGTCCGCCACACCGACGGAACCGTAAAGGTGCTGCACAACCGCTGCCCGCACAAAGGCACACGCATCACGTCCGAGACCTGCGGCAACACCGGAAAATTCTTCCGCTGCCCCTACCACGCCTGGAGCTTCAAGACCGACGGCTCGCTGCTCGCGATCCCCTTGAAGAAGGGCTACGAGAACACCGGCTTCGAACAGAGCCATGCCGCCACGGGAATGGCGCCGGTGCGCCATATCAGAAACTATCGCGGCTTCGTGTTCGCCAAGATCAACGACGGCGGCCTCGATTTCGAGGAGTTCTTCGGCGAAAGCCTGTCGAGCTTCGACAACATGGTCGACCGTTCGCCGGTCGGCCAGCTTAAGGTCGCCGGCGGCGTGCTGCGCTATATGCACAATTGCAATTGGAAGATGCTGGTCGAAAACCAGACCGACACCTGCCATCCGATGGTGGCGCATGAGTCCTCGGCCGGGACCGTGGTCGAGGTCTGGAAGAAGGCGCCGCCCGGCACCAGGAAGCCGATGGCGGTCGAGATCATCGCGCCCTTCATGAGCCCGTACGAGTTCTTCGAAAACATGGGCATCCGGATCTGGGACAACGGCCACGGCCACACCGGCGTGCACCACTCGATCCATTCCGACTATTCGGCGGTGCCCGGCTATTTCGACAAGATGAAAGCCGCCTATGGCGAGGAACGCGCCAAGGCGATCCTGGACGAAAACAGACATAACACCGTCTACTTTCCCAACATCATGATCAAGGGACCGATCCAGTTGTTGCGGCACTTCAAGCCGATTGCGGCCAACAAGACGCTGGTCGAGTCATGGACGTTCCAGCTCGTCGACGCGCCCGACATGCTGCTCGAGCGCACGCTGATGTACAACCGGCTGATCAATGCGCCGACCTCCATCGTCGGGCATGACGACCTCGAAATGTATGAGCGGGCGCAAGAAGGCCTGCACTCGAACGGCAACGAGTGGGTAAACCTGCAGCGCCTCTACAGCCCCGATGAGGCCGAGCAGACCAACGTGGCGGTCAACGGGACCAGCGAGTGGCCGATGCGCCATCAGTTCCGGGCCTGGTCCAAGTTCATGACGATGGGGATGTGACATGAGCATGGTCACTGAAGCTCCTCTCCGAAATGCAGTCCCCACCGATCAGGAATTGATCGACTTCGTCGTTCGCGAGGCGCGGCTGATCGATCAGCAGCGTTTCGACGAATGGCTCGACATGTACGCGGACGATGCCTTCTACTGGATGCCGCTGGAATGGAATCAAACCGATCCGCGGCTGACCTGCTCGCTGATGTACGAGGACAAGCTGCTGCTCTCGATTCGGGTCGAACGGCTCAAGGGCGCACGGACCTTCAGCCAGAAGCCGAAGAGCCGCTGCCATCACGTGCTGCAGACGCCGCAGGTCGATTCACGCGACGCCACCGCCAACAGCTACGTCACCTGGACGGCGATGCATTATGTCGAGACCCGCCTCGACGAGCAGACGCTCTATGCCGCCTGGGCCACCCATCATCTCAGCGTCGAAAACGGCAAGCTGAAGATCAAGCTCAAGCGCGTCGACCTGATTAATTGCGATGCTGCCTTCGGCAACATCCAGCTCTTCATGTGAGGGAAGATGAGCGTGGTCCACCATACGGCGATCGTAAGCGGCGGCAATACCGGCATTGGCGCGGCGATCGCCCGCGGTCTCCTCGCCGAGGGCTATGACGTGATTTCGCTGTCGCGGCGCAAGCCCGACTGGAGCCACCCAAAGCTCTCCTCGCGCGAAGTCGATTTGCTCGATGCGAAGGCGACGCGGCAGGCAGCAGACGAGATCGCTGCGAAAGTTGCGATCACCCACGTCGTGCACAATGCCGGCGCCATCCGCGCCAAGCCTCTGGAAGAAGTCGAAGACGAAGACGTCGGCGCCCTGGCGCAGCTTCACTTCGGCGCCGCGATTGCGCTGGCGCAAGCGGCGCTGCCTGGCATGAAAGAGGCTCGCTTCGGCCGCATCGTGCTGCTGTCCTCCCGCGCCGCGCTCGGGGCCGCCACACGCACGGTCTATTCAGCCACCAAAGCCGGCATCATCGGCATGGCGCGAACGTGGGCGCTGGAGCTTGCCCCGTTCGGGATTACCGTCAATGTCGTCGCACCCGGCCCGATCGGCGATACCGAGATGTTCGAGAGCGTGATGTCGCCGGAATCCGAACGCGCCAAAAAGCTGGCACAGTTGATTCCGCTCGGCCGGCTCGGCAAATCGACCGACGTTGCGCGCGCCGTCACGTTCTTCAGTTCCCCCGATGCCGACTTCATCACCGGGCAGACGCTGTATGTCTGCGGCGGAGCCAGCATCGGATCGATTTCCATCTAGCCCGGTGAGATCCCAGCCATGGACGCTACAGTCAAACGAAAGG encodes:
- a CDS encoding aromatic ring-hydroxylating dioxygenase subunit alpha; the encoded protein is MTRYAGNAAALRALVRDQEVHRDVYVSEEVFQLEMEHMFPNSWVYVGHDSQVPNAGDYFGTTIGTQPVLLVRHTDGTVKVLHNRCPHKGTRITSETCGNTGKFFRCPYHAWSFKTDGSLLAIPLKKGYENTGFEQSHAATGMAPVRHIRNYRGFVFAKINDGGLDFEEFFGESLSSFDNMVDRSPVGQLKVAGGVLRYMHNCNWKMLVENQTDTCHPMVAHESSAGTVVEVWKKAPPGTRKPMAVEIIAPFMSPYEFFENMGIRIWDNGHGHTGVHHSIHSDYSAVPGYFDKMKAAYGEERAKAILDENRHNTVYFPNIMIKGPIQLLRHFKPIAANKTLVESWTFQLVDAPDMLLERTLMYNRLINAPTSIVGHDDLEMYERAQEGLHSNGNEWVNLQRLYSPDEAEQTNVAVNGTSEWPMRHQFRAWSKFMTMGM
- a CDS encoding SDR family oxidoreductase, producing the protein MSVVHHTAIVSGGNTGIGAAIARGLLAEGYDVISLSRRKPDWSHPKLSSREVDLLDAKATRQAADEIAAKVAITHVVHNAGAIRAKPLEEVEDEDVGALAQLHFGAAIALAQAALPGMKEARFGRIVLLSSRAALGAATRTVYSATKAGIIGMARTWALELAPFGITVNVVAPGPIGDTEMFESVMSPESERAKKLAQLIPLGRLGKSTDVARAVTFFSSPDADFITGQTLYVCGGASIGSISI
- a CDS encoding aromatic-ring-hydroxylating dioxygenase subunit beta; the encoded protein is MSMVTEAPLRNAVPTDQELIDFVVREARLIDQQRFDEWLDMYADDAFYWMPLEWNQTDPRLTCSLMYEDKLLLSIRVERLKGARTFSQKPKSRCHHVLQTPQVDSRDATANSYVTWTAMHYVETRLDEQTLYAAWATHHLSVENGKLKIKLKRVDLINCDAAFGNIQLFM
- a CDS encoding PDR/VanB family oxidoreductase, which codes for MDQFEVVVSKAEALTPRIREFVLARANGAPMPGWAAGAHIDVHLPDVGRRSYSLIETASPRAAAEHPTAYRIAVLQESKSGGGSTYMHGLKTGDRLTISPPANNFPLRAGASEVALVAGGIGVTPLLAMACELSAAKRPFSFYYAGRSRSELAFLGDIERLAGASAAIHADEEAGRLFDLEGLMNRLASDVPLYLCGPLPMIEAAIALAKQMNWPQGRLHFEIFTAPEEKSGDASFEVELKGSGRVYEIPAGRTILDVLLEAGEDPMHDCRRGDCGICQTAVIEGIPDHRDYILSESEKASNRVMQICISRAKTKRLVLDL